From one Felis catus isolate Fca126 chromosome E2, F.catus_Fca126_mat1.0, whole genome shotgun sequence genomic stretch:
- the PPP1R14A gene encoding protein phosphatase 1 regulatory subunit 14A isoform X2: MAAQRLGKRVLSKLQSPSRARGPGGSPGGLQKRHARVTVKYDRRELQRRLDVEKWIDGRLEELYRGREADMPDEVNIDELLELESEEERSRKIQGLLKSCKNPTEDPCPVLRTSSRSCW; the protein is encoded by the exons ATGGCAGCTCAGCGGCTGGGCAAGCGGGTGCTGAGCAAGCTGCAGTCTCCGTCGCGGGCCCGCGGGCCGGGGGGAAGCCCCGGGGGGCTGCAGAAACGTCACGCGCGTGTCACCGTCAAGTATGACCGGCGGGAGCTGCAGCGGCGGCTGGACGTGGAGAAGTGGATCGACGGGCGCTTGGAGGAGCTGTACCGCGGcagg GAGGCAGACATGCCTGATGAGGTCAACATTGATGAATTGTTGGAATTAGAGAGTGAAGAGGAGAGAAGCCGGAAGATCCag GGACTCCTGAAGTCGTGCAAGAACCCCACAGAG GACCCCTGCCCTGTCCTCAGGACTTCGTCCAGGAGCTGCTGGTGA
- the PPP1R14A gene encoding protein phosphatase 1 regulatory subunit 14A isoform X1: MAAQRLGKRVLSKLQSPSRARGPGGSPGGLQKRHARVTVKYDRRELQRRLDVEKWIDGRLEELYRGREADMPDEVNIDELLELESEEERSRKIQGLLKSCKNPTEDFVQELLVKLRGLHKQPGLRQPSPSGDSSLSPLQDLARSAPP, from the exons ATGGCAGCTCAGCGGCTGGGCAAGCGGGTGCTGAGCAAGCTGCAGTCTCCGTCGCGGGCCCGCGGGCCGGGGGGAAGCCCCGGGGGGCTGCAGAAACGTCACGCGCGTGTCACCGTCAAGTATGACCGGCGGGAGCTGCAGCGGCGGCTGGACGTGGAGAAGTGGATCGACGGGCGCTTGGAGGAGCTGTACCGCGGcagg GAGGCAGACATGCCTGATGAGGTCAACATTGATGAATTGTTGGAATTAGAGAGTGAAGAGGAGAGAAGCCGGAAGATCCag GGACTCCTGAAGTCGTGCAAGAACCCCACAGAG GACTTCGTCCAGGAGCTGCTGGTGAAGCTTCGAGGCCTCCACAAGCAGCCAGGTCTCCGCCAGCCCAGCCCCTCCGGTGACAGCAGCCTGAGCCCCCTCCAGGACCTGGCCCGGAGCGCGCCACCCTGA